A single window of Vibrio gazogenes DNA harbors:
- a CDS encoding DUF1295 domain-containing protein, translating into MEIWITLVVIMLVLSGLSYRATRKAQDTRPMFVWGFNSMAPVALAYCYWGTGDFGHKALIIIFVGFYLLRMNIVLTRWYVNTAAAKLGGVIPEQQQPMLAVMMVNIFGWLYCLPFYWAADQQGPFGAMQWLAIVVYIIGTIYHFGSDYQKRRFKQNPNNRGRLLNTGFWGTSRHPNYFGDFLIFVSFGLLANHWIGLIAPLTNIGQYYGDAIPKSEKMSGERYGEQWENYKRKVKCFIPFVV; encoded by the coding sequence ATGGAAATTTGGATCACGTTAGTTGTCATTATGTTGGTTTTATCCGGCCTGTCTTATCGTGCCACTCGAAAAGCACAAGATACCCGCCCTATGTTTGTCTGGGGATTTAATAGTATGGCCCCTGTTGCCCTCGCCTATTGTTATTGGGGAACGGGTGATTTTGGACATAAAGCCTTAATTATTATATTTGTCGGCTTTTATTTACTGCGGATGAATATTGTATTAACACGTTGGTATGTGAACACAGCCGCAGCGAAGCTCGGTGGCGTTATTCCCGAACAACAACAACCAATGCTGGCGGTGATGATGGTCAATATTTTTGGTTGGCTCTACTGCTTACCGTTTTACTGGGCGGCAGATCAGCAAGGGCCATTCGGCGCCATGCAATGGCTGGCAATTGTTGTCTACATTATTGGCACCATTTACCACTTCGGGAGCGACTATCAGAAGCGCCGTTTCAAACAGAACCCGAACAATCGCGGCAGACTGTTAAACACTGGTTTTTGGGGGACATCCCGTCATCCCAATTACTTTGGTGATTTCCTGATTTTTGTCAGTTTCGGGCTGCTCGCCAATCATTGGATTGGGCTGATTGCTCCCCTCACGAATATCGGACAATATTATGGTGACGCTATTCCGAAAAGTGAAAAAATGTCTGGCGAACGCTATGGTGAACAGTGGGAAAATTATAAGCGTAAAGTGAAATGTTTTATTCCGTTTGTCGTGTAA
- the uspE gene encoding universal stress protein UspE — protein MSIYNNILVIADVNHDEQSALARAMLLAKKSKEISHITLFLSIYDFSYDMTSMLSADEREAMRRGVIHQRENWLKNVAKPYLDDSIDFTVKVVWYHRPYEAIIAEVFSGQYDILIKATRKHDFLESVIFTPTDWHLMRKCPVPVLLVKNAEWQEQSNVMASVHVGSENEVHHSLNVKLTEQLLSIADHLDATPYLVSSYPVTPSNITLELPEFDITAYRDAVRSHCLTSMKELRQSFGIDDAQAIVEEGLPEDIIPKQAKQLNAAMVIIGTTGRTGLSSIFIGNTAEHVIDKIDCDVLAIKPEGYISPLDPNQSS, from the coding sequence ATGAGTATTTACAATAATATTCTTGTGATTGCAGATGTTAACCATGATGAACAATCGGCACTTGCGCGAGCTATGTTACTGGCCAAGAAAAGCAAAGAGATTAGTCACATCACGTTGTTCCTCTCTATCTATGATTTTTCTTATGACATGACATCCATGCTCTCTGCTGATGAACGAGAAGCGATGCGTCGCGGCGTCATTCATCAGCGAGAAAATTGGCTCAAGAATGTCGCTAAACCTTACCTCGACGACTCGATCGATTTTACGGTCAAAGTTGTTTGGTACCATCGCCCCTATGAAGCAATTATTGCTGAAGTCTTTTCCGGGCAATACGATATTCTCATCAAAGCAACCCGCAAACATGACTTCCTCGAATCGGTGATCTTCACACCAACCGATTGGCACCTGATGCGTAAATGTCCGGTCCCTGTGTTACTGGTCAAAAACGCTGAGTGGCAGGAGCAATCCAATGTGATGGCTTCCGTACATGTTGGTTCTGAGAATGAGGTCCATCATTCATTGAATGTAAAACTCACCGAACAATTACTGAGTATTGCTGATCATCTCGATGCCACACCGTATTTAGTCAGTTCATATCCGGTCACACCGAGTAATATCACACTTGAGCTACCTGAGTTTGATATCACGGCCTATCGGGATGCCGTCCGCTCTCACTGCCTGACATCGATGAAAGAGCTGCGTCAGTCTTTTGGAATTGATGATGCGCAAGCTATCGTTGAAGAAGGTTTACCTGAAGATATTATTCCGAAACAAGCGAAGCAATTGAATGCAGCGATGGTGATTATTGGCACAACAGGCCGAACAGGATTATCTTCGATTTTTATCGGTAACACCGCTGAACATGTCATTGATAAAATTGACTGTGATGTCTTGGCAATTAAACCGGAAGGATATATCAGCCCACTTGATCCGAATCAGAGTTCGTAG
- a CDS encoding polyketide synthase yields MSSEQSNNRLAIVSIGCVFPGQRDFNHVSEPHAWQQLVQQHYGSPWQHLDTALDAKAPLSIGQVSDEGFDFRKFAIPPLFRKAVSKETRLALLAAADVFKQISLPESLRDHCDQFCAVHLGSDAAYRNAAKVQVLRLLGDQLTEHGNTSQETEQQIDAYKQQLAQNLGASSHDRIGEMASSIPARIAHFAQTRGKCQTIDGADLGGLRLLQLAQDSFRCQDSQIALLTSIQCFHHAEQANLLLEQGVCVNQTWLEGAISLLVCPVKVAQENQWPVLAELGDIDTLPSTEITPAPNNYFAGANQVFCQLLEMLRAQQQHCCGHSFTGPGWQISPTSVNKTIAHPQAPIQLLDYCPLTALGCDKPPFWQTLAQGDDTIQPLSAEQLHQVALFRPHPQKLSTYIHQAMCFPSHKIQDVTAEKPMMPAKQHRLDVTQQYLLNASTRLSLPSPDPQRRTAIIVATNLSLTPDRLRTVRHLWDQLPQTITLPRPQPQPQNRWNWYGASGIGSAMLLAQQLGIEADCYAVEAACASSMAALHDAVRALQSGRYDQVIVAGIEMATTERDLVLCSAQMMLSTSRIRPFADKNDGFTPGDGGGVFILARQPDNSAALATIRAISGSCDSRSMTAPDKEGQALAIEKTLALTDVAPEQVQYIEAHGTGTALGDISEISAIRQHYQRVNSATDTTQQQVPLFIGSVKYNFGHCFAGAAALSLCKVLSAFEHEQMPPMPIHGQINPQLMLTDLPADIPQQPIPWPYPDAGGRIAAINSFGTGGINYHLIIEQAGGATAHSE; encoded by the coding sequence ATGAGTTCAGAGCAATCGAACAACCGGCTGGCAATTGTCAGTATTGGATGCGTTTTCCCCGGTCAACGCGATTTTAATCATGTGTCAGAGCCACATGCATGGCAACAACTGGTGCAACAGCATTACGGTTCGCCATGGCAGCATTTAGATACAGCGCTGGACGCCAAAGCTCCTCTCTCTATCGGCCAAGTCAGTGATGAGGGCTTTGATTTCAGAAAATTCGCGATCCCCCCGCTGTTTCGCAAGGCGGTTAGTAAAGAAACCCGGCTGGCATTGCTTGCGGCGGCAGATGTGTTCAAACAGATTTCGCTCCCTGAATCCCTACGGGATCACTGTGATCAATTTTGTGCTGTGCATCTGGGGAGCGATGCAGCCTATCGTAATGCTGCGAAAGTTCAGGTACTACGTCTACTTGGCGATCAATTGACAGAACATGGCAATACATCGCAAGAAACCGAACAACAGATTGATGCGTATAAACAGCAACTGGCGCAAAACTTGGGGGCCTCTTCCCATGACCGTATCGGTGAAATGGCTTCCAGCATTCCAGCTCGGATTGCACATTTTGCTCAGACCCGCGGGAAATGTCAGACCATCGATGGTGCGGATCTCGGGGGATTGCGACTTTTACAACTGGCGCAAGATAGCTTTCGCTGTCAAGACAGTCAGATTGCCCTTTTAACATCGATTCAATGTTTTCACCATGCCGAGCAAGCCAACCTGTTACTGGAACAAGGCGTCTGCGTAAATCAAACTTGGCTGGAAGGTGCGATTAGCCTGCTGGTTTGCCCCGTCAAAGTCGCTCAGGAGAACCAATGGCCGGTGCTTGCTGAATTAGGTGATATCGATACGCTGCCATCAACGGAGATAACCCCAGCGCCCAATAACTATTTTGCCGGTGCCAATCAGGTGTTCTGTCAATTACTTGAGATGCTGCGTGCGCAACAACAGCACTGTTGCGGTCATTCATTCACCGGTCCCGGATGGCAAATTAGTCCGACATCGGTCAATAAGACAATTGCTCATCCACAGGCACCGATCCAGCTTTTGGATTATTGTCCGCTGACAGCGCTCGGTTGTGACAAGCCGCCATTTTGGCAAACGTTGGCCCAAGGGGACGATACCATTCAGCCATTATCTGCCGAACAACTACATCAGGTGGCATTGTTTCGTCCCCATCCCCAGAAACTCAGCACCTATATTCACCAGGCGATGTGCTTTCCCAGCCACAAGATTCAGGATGTGACTGCCGAGAAGCCGATGATGCCAGCCAAGCAGCACCGCTTGGATGTCACCCAACAATACCTGCTCAATGCCAGTACACGTTTATCGCTGCCATCACCCGATCCCCAGCGTCGTACCGCGATTATTGTCGCAACCAATTTATCGTTGACGCCAGATCGACTTCGTACTGTACGTCATTTATGGGATCAATTACCTCAGACGATCACACTCCCTCGTCCTCAGCCACAGCCGCAAAACCGTTGGAACTGGTATGGTGCCAGTGGTATCGGTTCAGCGATGTTACTCGCGCAACAATTAGGGATTGAGGCTGACTGTTACGCGGTTGAAGCTGCATGTGCCAGCTCGATGGCTGCCCTGCATGATGCGGTGAGAGCATTGCAGTCGGGACGTTACGATCAAGTGATCGTCGCTGGTATTGAAATGGCTACGACGGAACGCGATTTAGTGTTGTGCAGTGCCCAGATGATGCTCTCAACATCTCGGATCCGTCCGTTTGCCGATAAAAATGATGGCTTTACGCCCGGTGATGGCGGTGGGGTATTTATTCTCGCCCGTCAACCCGATAACTCAGCAGCACTTGCGACGATTCGTGCAATTTCAGGCTCATGTGACAGCCGCTCAATGACAGCACCGGATAAGGAAGGACAAGCTCTCGCGATAGAGAAAACACTGGCTCTGACTGACGTAGCACCGGAGCAGGTTCAATATATTGAAGCTCACGGAACCGGAACCGCTCTGGGGGATATCTCAGAAATCAGTGCGATTCGACAACATTATCAGCGCGTAAACAGCGCAACAGATACAACACAACAACAGGTGCCATTATTCATTGGCTCGGTGAAATATAACTTCGGTCATTGCTTTGCCGGTGCCGCAGCACTGAGCCTGTGTAAAGTGCTCAGTGCATTTGAACACGAACAGATGCCACCGATGCCGATCCACGGGCAAATCAACCCTCAGTTGATGCTAACGGATCTTCCGGCTGATATTCCTCAACAGCCGATACCTTGGCCTTACCCTGATGCGGGAGGACGTATCGCAGCCATCAACTCATTCGGTACAGGCGGGATCAATTACCACCTGATTATCGAACAAGCCGGTGGTGCAACGGCTCACAGTGAATAA
- the ttcA gene encoding tRNA 2-thiocytidine(32) synthetase TtcA produces the protein MNQKDTRKETLEFNKLQKRLRRNVGNAIIDYGMIEEHDVVMACISGGKDSFAMLDILLNLQKAAPVQFDVVAVNLDQKQPGFPEHVLPQYFESLNIPYYIVDKDTYSVVKEKIPEGKTTCGLCSRLRRGTLYSFAEKIGATKIALGHHLDDIVETLFLNMFHGSRMKAMPPKLRSDDGRNIVIRPLTYCREKDLIQYAEHKAFPIIPCNLCGSQENLQRQAIKAMLMEWDKKTPGRVESIFKSLQNVSPSQLADKSLFDFIDLPLAREGDRGEYAYSEAIVSSTNIGSSTNIDESMFIDVTNV, from the coding sequence ATGAATCAAAAAGATACCAGAAAAGAAACCCTTGAGTTCAACAAACTCCAGAAGCGTCTGCGCAGAAATGTTGGCAATGCCATCATCGATTACGGCATGATTGAAGAACATGATGTTGTGATGGCTTGTATCAGTGGCGGAAAAGATTCATTTGCGATGTTAGATATTCTGTTGAATCTACAAAAAGCGGCACCTGTTCAATTCGATGTCGTTGCAGTCAATCTCGATCAAAAACAACCAGGATTTCCCGAGCATGTGCTACCGCAGTATTTTGAGAGTCTGAATATTCCTTATTATATTGTGGATAAAGATACTTATTCGGTCGTCAAAGAAAAAATACCGGAAGGGAAGACAACATGCGGGCTATGCTCTCGGCTCCGTCGCGGTACGTTGTATTCGTTTGCTGAAAAAATTGGGGCAACAAAGATTGCGCTTGGACACCATCTGGATGACATTGTCGAAACGTTGTTCCTGAATATGTTTCACGGCTCACGGATGAAAGCTATGCCGCCGAAGCTTCGTTCTGATGATGGGCGTAACATTGTCATTCGGCCATTAACCTATTGCCGGGAAAAAGATCTGATTCAGTATGCAGAGCATAAAGCGTTCCCGATTATTCCCTGTAATTTGTGCGGCTCTCAGGAAAATTTACAGCGACAGGCGATTAAGGCAATGCTCATGGAATGGGATAAGAAAACTCCCGGACGTGTCGAAAGTATTTTTAAGTCGCTGCAAAATGTGAGTCCAAGTCAATTGGCAGACAAATCATTGTTTGATTTTATTGATCTACCATTGGCACGAGAAGGAGACAGAGGTGAATATGCTTATAGTGAAGCCATTGTTTCTTCAACAAATATTGGGTCTTCAACAAATATCGATGAATCTATGTTTATTGATGTGACAAACGTTTAG
- a CDS encoding prodigiosin biosynthesis protein PigM has translation MLTTSFEQNLADAIEVARSAPSSHNCQPWAVHYSPVSHTGCLAIDRRRALKGLPSLENEMLMSCGIFFQHIETLMCHAGTPLQWTWFNAFHTTPTLPQEQDGLICFCPTEPQTANPDAYHELAEQIRHRHTNRMPYETTTLSAQQQFQLREIFTDAPVRLDIWQNQTSRKQVADLVYQYAALDFADKAAWQETYSFIHFDKNKPVEDGFYLHHLFGKIPAYMAWLFRIGFHPKLNRFTRLLRLPQFMAREFSKLTGQGPQYLALSLPDPNPHNLFVTGMRLAQVWLLLEQWGWGIHPLSVLVQHDLPKTTLANTLGMTHLPIFFARFGQIKIAAEVSPRRHLDSILTID, from the coding sequence ATGTTGACGACATCATTTGAACAAAACTTGGCTGATGCGATTGAAGTTGCTCGTTCAGCACCCTCTTCTCATAATTGTCAGCCTTGGGCTGTGCACTATTCCCCCGTATCCCACACTGGCTGTCTGGCCATTGATCGGCGCCGGGCTTTGAAAGGTCTGCCATCATTAGAAAACGAAATGCTGATGAGCTGTGGGATTTTCTTTCAGCATATTGAGACATTAATGTGTCACGCCGGCACTCCGCTACAGTGGACATGGTTTAATGCGTTTCATACCACACCGACACTCCCTCAAGAACAAGATGGTCTCATCTGTTTTTGTCCGACAGAGCCGCAAACTGCAAATCCAGATGCTTATCATGAGCTGGCAGAGCAGATTCGCCATCGTCATACCAACCGAATGCCCTACGAAACGACGACGCTCTCCGCACAACAACAGTTTCAGCTTCGGGAAATATTCACCGATGCCCCAGTCCGGTTAGACATATGGCAAAATCAAACCAGTCGTAAACAGGTTGCTGATTTAGTGTATCAATATGCGGCCCTGGACTTTGCCGACAAAGCAGCTTGGCAGGAAACTTATAGTTTTATTCATTTTGATAAAAACAAGCCGGTTGAGGATGGGTTTTACCTCCATCATCTATTTGGCAAAATCCCTGCCTATATGGCGTGGTTGTTCCGGATCGGTTTTCATCCGAAACTGAACCGATTCACACGCCTTTTGCGGTTACCCCAGTTCATGGCGCGCGAGTTCTCGAAACTCACCGGACAAGGTCCGCAATATCTGGCGCTGAGCCTTCCCGATCCCAACCCGCACAATCTATTTGTGACCGGTATGAGATTGGCTCAAGTGTGGTTATTACTCGAGCAATGGGGTTGGGGGATTCACCCACTCAGTGTGCTCGTTCAACACGATTTACCCAAAACAACACTGGCAAATACGCTGGGAATGACTCATCTGCCAATATTTTTTGCCCGATTTGGGCAAATCAAAATTGCAGCAGAGGTTTCGCCCCGACGTCATTTAGACAGTATTTTAACGATCGATTGA
- a CDS encoding ATP-binding protein, translated as MKNLEHIEVLNETLLELRRCREREISLAEENRTILATLSALSNSENKYQIFDELQKVLGQYIDFSDFIVISKQKSELTFTTFLTTNRVFKDRHWRHGNKFQRVLDGECILLFQPDSLAEFSFLSESLRQSIRMALMIGIRAQASDSVLLLLGSENGQFNTDTKSTFLRFRPLIERAISEIEHKEALQNIVDQRTKELQEARQIAEQANETKSQFLAMMSHELRTPLNAVIGIIDILQQSSDDYQSDLLTRMGHSAELLHVIIGDILDVSQIESGHFKLHRQWTNLNERLLGSLEHYQNNAEQKNLAFHISAQVSDQYEYFVDPVRLMQIIFNLVGNAIKFTDEGEVSVELNTADDQLTIIVADTGIGIKPEKLHHLFTPFIQADSTKTRNYGGTGLGLAITKHLVDLMGGQIHVESRLAKGTTFHVTLPLCLKKNYQASQSELPPSTPSSYKPATQKNVLVVEDTKTNQMVIQILLEQMGYGVTIAGNGQEFLDVIAENTNFDLILMDISMPVMDGIEATKRLRHHNILTPVVALTAHSTPEDRDKCLMAGMDDFIVKPFRKHHIQAIVNKYLSENR; from the coding sequence ATGAAGAATCTTGAGCATATCGAAGTGTTGAATGAAACCTTACTCGAGTTGAGGCGATGTCGGGAGCGGGAAATCAGTCTGGCTGAAGAAAACCGAACTATTCTGGCGACCCTATCGGCGTTAAGTAATTCTGAAAACAAATATCAGATATTTGATGAACTCCAAAAAGTGCTGGGGCAATACATTGATTTCAGCGACTTTATCGTCATTTCCAAACAAAAATCAGAACTGACATTTACCACGTTTCTGACGACCAATCGCGTATTTAAAGACAGACACTGGCGCCACGGTAATAAATTTCAGCGAGTGCTTGATGGAGAATGTATTTTACTGTTCCAGCCCGATTCTCTAGCTGAGTTTAGCTTTTTAAGTGAATCGCTCAGGCAAAGTATCAGGATGGCTCTGATGATTGGTATCCGAGCGCAAGCCAGCGACTCGGTTCTCTTATTACTCGGATCTGAAAATGGTCAATTCAACACCGATACCAAGTCAACGTTCCTCCGTTTTCGGCCACTGATCGAACGTGCAATCAGTGAAATCGAGCACAAAGAAGCCCTGCAAAATATTGTTGATCAGCGAACTAAAGAGTTACAAGAAGCCCGGCAGATTGCCGAACAAGCGAATGAAACTAAATCTCAGTTTCTCGCAATGATGAGTCATGAACTGAGAACACCGCTGAATGCGGTAATTGGTATCATCGATATCTTGCAGCAAAGCTCCGATGACTATCAGAGTGATTTATTAACACGTATGGGACATTCTGCGGAATTACTACACGTGATTATCGGCGATATTTTGGATGTCAGTCAGATTGAATCCGGACACTTTAAATTACATCGCCAATGGACTAATTTAAACGAACGTCTGCTCGGCTCTCTGGAACATTATCAAAATAATGCCGAACAAAAAAATCTGGCGTTTCACATTTCAGCTCAGGTTTCAGACCAATATGAATATTTTGTTGATCCAGTCCGGCTTATGCAGATTATTTTTAATCTGGTGGGTAATGCGATCAAATTTACGGATGAAGGCGAAGTTAGCGTTGAACTCAATACAGCGGATGATCAGTTGACAATTATTGTTGCTGATACCGGTATTGGGATTAAGCCAGAGAAACTGCATCATTTATTCACTCCGTTTATTCAGGCTGACAGTACCAAAACAAGGAACTATGGGGGGACAGGACTTGGCTTAGCGATTACCAAGCATCTTGTTGATCTTATGGGGGGACAAATTCATGTTGAAAGTCGATTAGCCAAAGGGACAACTTTTCATGTCACCTTACCGCTGTGTTTGAAAAAAAACTATCAGGCCTCTCAATCCGAATTACCACCGAGTACGCCGTCCTCATACAAGCCAGCTACCCAGAAGAATGTGTTAGTGGTTGAAGATACAAAAACCAACCAGATGGTCATTCAAATTCTGTTAGAACAAATGGGTTACGGTGTCACTATTGCTGGAAATGGGCAAGAGTTTCTCGATGTTATTGCAGAGAATACCAATTTTGACCTGATTCTGATGGATATTTCTATGCCGGTAATGGATGGGATAGAAGCGACGAAAAGATTACGTCATCACAATATTCTTACACCAGTCGTGGCCTTAACTGCCCACTCAACACCGGAAGATCGGGACAAATGTCTGATGGCGGGAATGGATGACTTTATCGTTAAACCGTTCAGAAAGCATCATATCCAAGCAATCGTCAATAAATACCTTAGTGAAAACCGCTAG
- a CDS encoding FIST signal transduction protein, giving the protein MRFLTQVSQVIDPVAAVTSLVSALDHPHLRGVFFYYTEEYAPEVLWQELVRQLPNVPIVGCSSYQGVMTEKGYFNGPTVALMAIQHDTCTFGTGFAELANHATINDAVQDAIQQALEHAQRCGEVPDLVVLHAIPGYEEEIIAAIDAAFGMPVPIIGGSAADNFIQQRWSVMTDKGWSGNAVAIQLCFPISAVATGFCAGYSPTECVGTITKSRGRLLEEIDHEPAIDVYKAWISDHSNRLISDEYVYQHITSFPLGRIAGQIYEQPYYKLTHPRQITERGGLELFADVQVGEEVTLMTGSQEQLVNRAARVLKEARAKNYTHSEILGAISIFCAGAMARLGSDIQSVQKQMCEQLNGKPFICPFTYGEQGQFVGGENAHGNLMISSAILYEPESFS; this is encoded by the coding sequence ATGCGATTTTTAACTCAAGTTTCTCAGGTTATTGATCCGGTTGCGGCCGTGACTTCACTTGTATCTGCGTTAGATCATCCTCACTTGCGCGGTGTATTTTTTTACTATACGGAAGAGTATGCACCGGAAGTCTTATGGCAAGAGCTGGTTCGTCAGTTACCGAATGTCCCGATCGTCGGGTGTTCGTCATATCAAGGTGTCATGACAGAGAAAGGCTATTTTAACGGCCCAACGGTTGCCTTAATGGCCATTCAGCATGATACCTGTACGTTCGGAACAGGATTTGCTGAATTAGCAAATCACGCCACAATCAATGATGCTGTTCAAGACGCTATTCAGCAGGCATTAGAGCATGCACAACGCTGTGGCGAAGTCCCTGACTTGGTTGTTTTACATGCGATTCCCGGATATGAAGAAGAAATTATTGCTGCAATAGATGCTGCTTTTGGTATGCCAGTACCGATAATTGGCGGTAGTGCAGCGGATAACTTTATTCAGCAGCGATGGTCAGTGATGACCGATAAAGGCTGGTCTGGCAATGCGGTTGCCATTCAACTATGTTTTCCTATCAGTGCCGTGGCGACAGGCTTCTGTGCCGGTTATTCTCCGACTGAATGCGTTGGAACCATTACCAAATCCCGTGGCCGCCTATTAGAAGAAATTGATCATGAACCAGCAATTGATGTTTATAAGGCTTGGATCAGTGATCATTCGAATCGACTGATTTCTGATGAATATGTCTATCAACACATTACGAGTTTTCCGCTCGGACGTATTGCCGGACAAATCTACGAACAGCCTTATTATAAGCTGACCCATCCCAGACAAATCACGGAGCGGGGTGGACTGGAATTGTTTGCTGATGTTCAGGTCGGTGAAGAAGTGACATTAATGACCGGTTCTCAGGAACAGTTAGTGAATCGAGCGGCGAGAGTTTTGAAAGAAGCCCGGGCTAAGAATTATACTCACTCGGAGATTCTTGGTGCCATCTCGATTTTTTGTGCCGGTGCTATGGCTCGATTGGGCAGTGATATTCAGAGTGTACAGAAACAGATGTGTGAGCAGTTAAACGGCAAGCCTTTTATCTGTCCGTTTACTTATGGTGAGCAAGGGCAGTTTGTCGGTGGTGAAAATGCGCATGGTAACTTGATGATTTCATCTGCCATTTTATATGAGCCGGAGTCTTTCTCGTGA
- a CDS encoding FNR family transcription factor: MISDKPGTKRIQSGGCAIHCQDCSISQLCIPFTLNESELDQLDQIIERKKPIQKGQELFKAGDELRSLYAIRSGTIKSYTITEQGDEQITAFHLAGDLVGFDAITGDSHPSFAQALETSMVCEIPYEILDDLSGKMPKLRQQIMRLMSNEIKGDQEMILLLSKKNAEERLAAFLFNLSTRFAQRGFSPREFRLTMTRGDIGNYLGLTVETISRLLGRFQKSEILSVKGKYITILDHDSLMELAGVSADS, translated from the coding sequence ATGATTTCAGATAAGCCAGGTACGAAACGGATTCAATCTGGAGGGTGTGCGATTCACTGCCAGGATTGCAGTATTAGCCAACTTTGCATTCCTTTTACTTTGAATGAGTCTGAGTTAGATCAGCTCGATCAAATTATTGAGCGAAAGAAGCCTATCCAAAAAGGACAGGAGCTATTCAAAGCCGGTGATGAGCTTCGCTCATTGTATGCCATTCGGTCCGGAACCATCAAAAGTTATACGATTACAGAGCAAGGTGATGAACAGATTACTGCTTTTCATCTGGCTGGTGATTTAGTTGGCTTCGATGCAATTACCGGAGACAGCCACCCCAGTTTTGCCCAGGCATTAGAAACCTCAATGGTTTGTGAGATTCCTTACGAAATCTTAGACGATCTATCAGGGAAAATGCCCAAGTTACGCCAACAGATCATGCGCCTGATGAGTAATGAGATTAAAGGCGATCAAGAAATGATTCTGTTGTTATCCAAGAAAAATGCGGAAGAACGTTTAGCCGCTTTCCTCTTCAACCTATCCACTCGTTTCGCGCAACGTGGTTTTAGTCCACGAGAGTTTCGCCTTACGATGACTCGGGGTGATATCGGTAACTATTTAGGCCTGACCGTCGAAACGATCAGTCGTCTATTAGGCCGATTCCAAAAATCGGAGATCCTGAGTGTAAAAGGTAAGTATATCACCATATTAGATCACGATTCTCTCATGGAACTGGCTGGCGTCTCAGCAGATAGCTAA
- a CDS encoding 4'-phosphopantetheinyl transferase family protein: MVINSEDHTRITNQYSAGTDVPRLMIAQACFDAHTTVADRRSQVRQQARWQTKRWLNQVWQTTGEPLDHLTENTVSQKTKCFEFNVIYTQQGQPFGFHPDLGVRGVSVSHSGIWYAMATASQPSLGIDLQCYRHFGPSARQWAFTAEERTQSITFLCATWAIREAFLKSHGVGLPHLLRTIDIDWQQQRVSDPTANLSERMFWMVYGLYWVCAICYCPESDCSKWDVSRLVPLTVSSARSPSLC, encoded by the coding sequence ATGGTTATCAACAGTGAAGACCATACACGCATCACCAATCAGTATTCAGCGGGCACGGATGTGCCTCGCTTGATGATTGCACAAGCGTGTTTCGATGCTCATACAACGGTCGCTGACAGGCGGTCTCAAGTCAGGCAGCAAGCGCGTTGGCAAACCAAACGATGGCTGAATCAGGTGTGGCAGACCACTGGTGAACCGCTAGACCACCTGACCGAAAACACAGTTTCACAGAAAACCAAGTGCTTTGAATTTAATGTCATATATACTCAGCAAGGTCAGCCATTTGGCTTTCATCCAGACTTAGGTGTTCGCGGTGTGTCAGTCAGTCACAGTGGTATCTGGTATGCGATGGCCACCGCATCACAACCGTCATTAGGGATTGATCTCCAGTGCTACCGACATTTTGGCCCGTCAGCCCGGCAATGGGCTTTCACTGCCGAAGAACGTACGCAGTCCATAACGTTCCTTTGTGCAACTTGGGCGATACGAGAAGCCTTTTTAAAGAGTCATGGTGTCGGGCTGCCACATTTATTACGCACCATCGACATCGACTGGCAACAACAGCGGGTATCAGATCCTACCGCAAACCTGAGTGAACGGATGTTCTGGATGGTTTATGGCTTATATTGGGTTTGCGCAATCTGTTATTGCCCTGAAAGCGATTGTTCAAAATGGGATGTATCCCGCCTTGTACCATTGACCGTTTCATCCGCCAGGAGCCCATCACTATGTTGA
- a CDS encoding RedY encodes MKTIVHKIRLKDIALYHEFRDWVIHTDYQACHQLDSVLAFDVIDVSQSADAQFHLIEIIRVSGLEAFDRDMQTPVFQSLVARFEQMAEVIEEISGERIGNGYQQ; translated from the coding sequence ATGAAAACAATTGTGCATAAAATTCGCCTCAAAGATATCGCCCTGTACCACGAGTTCCGTGACTGGGTCATTCATACCGACTATCAAGCTTGTCATCAGCTTGATTCTGTTCTGGCATTTGATGTGATTGATGTCAGCCAGTCCGCCGATGCGCAATTCCATTTGATTGAGATCATTCGTGTCAGCGGTCTGGAAGCATTCGACCGTGATATGCAAACCCCAGTCTTTCAAAGTCTGGTTGCCCGTTTCGAGCAAATGGCCGAAGTCATTGAAGAAATTTCCGGAGAAAGAATCGGTAATGGTTATCAACAGTGA